In Mercenaria mercenaria strain notata unplaced genomic scaffold, MADL_Memer_1 contig_4950, whole genome shotgun sequence, the sequence gaaatctgcaagtttttatcaaataactTATTATTGAGTTGaagtttttcttcactttttaaaacctaaacaaaaattaaactcCAAACAAGAACAATAATTCCAGAAAAACAAATCACAAGGTTATCTGCCTTATTGTATAAGTTACCCGTTTGATAGTTAACAAGGATTCCAAGTTTCAATGGATATATTTAATAGTTTTTAGAAATGTtgacaaacaaaaattttaaccaaaaaaccTATAGGTTTCTAAAACATATATAGTATGTCTGAAAGTATACAGGTTAATCATCACTGCTGCCACCACCGTACTCCATATCTTCATCTTGGTCATCATCCTTTTCTGCCTCGTCATCTTCTTCATCTTCTTCCTCATCatcttcctcctcctcctcctcctcctcctcctctgcATCGTCTTTATTCTCAGACATATTGTAAGATATTTCTGATATGTACTCAGCTACCTCTTCCTTGAAGTCAGAGTAGGTGATTTCGTCTACTTTTGTCATACCAACCATGGAGGAAAACTCAGAGTGTTCTTCAaattgaatatctataaaaggtTGGTAAGATAATGACAGTACTTTTAACATCATTTCAGTATGCAGACCCTCTTTAGCAAGAAATGCACATTCTACTTTTGAAGCTGTTTGTATCATTTCCAACAATGAATTATGCTGAAAGTGATACCATCCGATAGTTGAATGCATTTCCTGTTTGAGCATTTCCTGCTCTTCCAATGCTCTTTTCACCATACTATAATACTGCACTGCCTGCTGCTGAACTCGATGTGGAACTACATCACTTGTTGCATGCAGCTGCAGTCCTGTCCATATAGCTGCATCAGTATCTTTCACATCATTAAAGTGAAGTTTTACTGGTAGGCCTGTCTGATGTCCCCCTAGTTCATTATATTCAACCAGATGACCTTTGATTTTCTTGTTGGTCTGTTTCAGCTGTTTGGACAACCTAGTTGCCACTGCCTGACCTCCTAAGTGATAAaagaatatttgtaaatgagagcaTCCTGGTTCAGAAGCGGTAACCGAAAACATGTTACAGTCATTTCATTTATTACTAgcaatttcaaataaacttttaAGATACACTTAACAAACAAGAGTTGTCATAAGAACAACATAGCTCCCCTGATGAAGATGTTAATAGTAACAAAGTATTTTAAGTTGCCAGTAAATACATGtacctttgatatttttcaaaatattggattttattaacaagagggtcatgatgaccttaaattgctcacccgagtaatatgagctacatgtttcagaTGTCAGACTGATGATAAAATAGTCAGcagatcacattcatggtcaatgaaattcagttttacgatttgtgtgcaaaactgtgtatatcatcaatatttcaagactgtatttaaaaaaaaacaagaatgtaggtcaataggtcaaggtcacaatcaagtgacatcatattacttagagtcatcaggtaattataattataattaaacagtcttggaaataggatcagatgatttttaagtatttttcctatataactcacaaaataactaagtgaccccaaggCGGGGCTCTTTAaaccccagggtcataatttgaacagttttggtagagaactactagacaatgcatcataccaaatatcaaaagcctaggtcgtatggtttctgataagaagatttttaaagctttttcctatataagtctatataaaacttgggatcccaagggcagggcctcttttcaccccaggggtacaatttgaacaattttggttgaggaccataagacaatgctacaaaccaaatatcaaaggtctaagagttgtggtttcagacaagaagatttttacactttttttcctatataagtttatgtaaacctTGCGAcccctcggggcggggccatatttgaccctagggtctTGGTACAGCAatcttgaacaatcttggcagaggaccacttgatgatgccacataccaaatatcaaagccctaggccttgtggttttgtacaaggagattttctaagttttccctatataagtctatataaaccatgtgacccctgggacagggccatatatgaccctagggggataatttgaacagttttggtagaggaccactagatgatgccacataccaaatatcaaagccctaggttttgtaaaagaagattttcaaagttttccctataaaaCTCTATATAAACTAGGTGACCCccgggccatatttcaccctaggggattaatttgaacaattttgatagaggaccactagatgatgctacacaccatatatcaaagccctaggccgtgtggttttggacaagaagatttataaaaaatttcctttcggctgccatggcaaccagagttcttcatcgaattcaattctttgaataattttgaaaggggaccacacaaggatcatttctgtgaagtttcgtGTAATTCTGcaaagtggttttcaagaagaagagttttttttttgaatgttgacagacggacgacgcacgacaaaTGCCAGACACtgagcagtcacaatagctcaccatgagctaaaaaaaaaagcaaacatttctcagttaaaaaggggaaaaatctGTTCAAAGAGTTATGAAGATTGATTTCCCTGGTGGAGATGCTGAATTCAGTTTCTTTGATAGTAACTCAAGATactgcatttaaaaaataaaaataaaaaatttaattaaagttaaaaatgGGGGATAAATCTGTCAAATaatcaaaacagagttatgtggGTTGTTCTCCCTGGTATCTCTTGATGGTATTGGACTAAATGAAGATTTATACATAAAGTGTTGAAGTtgaaaaaggggatataattctgtcaaaaatatttatttatttatttattttgttgggtttaacgtcgcaccgacacaattttaggtcttatggcgactttcctgctttaatggtggaggaagaccccaggtgccgctCCGTGCACTAtcttatcacgagcgggcacctgggtagaaccaccgaccttccgtaagccagctggatggcttcctcacgtgaagaattctacgccccaaatgaggtttcgaacccacatcgatgaggggcaaatggtttgaagtaaacgactctaaccactcggccacagaggccctctgtcaaaaataaaaaacttagTTACTGAGAGAGTgattttaacatataatgtttATGCCAGAGGACAACTATGCCAAACGACAATTATGACACTGGGGGTATAGCATAAGCTCTTCCTGGCCAGCTAAAAATGAATTTTGTCCACACAAAAAATGCAGTAATGCTGCTGTGATAACAGCATAGGGATGTATAATAGTTAAAATTTCACATACTAGCATATTTTTTCATCAGGTCGAGGAGAAATGTTCTCTCTGCTACAGTCttctgaattttgaaaagaatCTGCATCCGTTTTTTTTCCTTGGCCTCAACAATGTGTTTTTCATAGGCAGCATCACCATATAAACACACTTCTGTTAAGccttttttaagtctttttactttattttgtagcctgcaagaaattaaaaacaacacATCAGACAAAATTAAAGCATCATAAGAGCACCATGTGCAATAGACATTACCCTAATAATTGGTAACTTAATTTCTTGCTATCATAACTGGAAATTATTAACTAGTAGAAAGGATAACCATAACCAAA encodes:
- the LOC123559094 gene encoding uncharacterized protein LOC123559094 encodes the protein MLNRVEVWVRLAFSSVRSGNERQKHRRLQNKVKRLKKGLTEVCLYGDAAYEKHIVEAKEKKRMQILFKIQKTVAERTFLLDLMKKYARGQAVATRLSKQLKQTNKKIKGHLVEYNELGGHQTGLPVKLHFNDVKDTDAAIWTGLQLHATSDVVPHRVQQQAVQYYSMVKRALEEQEMLKQEMHSTIGWYHFQHNSLLEMIQTASKVECAFLAKEGLHTEMMLKVLSLSYQPFIDIQFEEHSEFSSMVGMTKVDEITYSDFKEEVAEYISEISYNMSENKDDAEEEEEEEEEEDDEEEDEEDDEAEKDDDQDEDMEYGGGSSDD